Proteins encoded in a region of the Gemmatimonadaceae bacterium genome:
- a CDS encoding glycogen/starch synthase: protein MTTADLKSALPRLGFRATPRRVRSVRPNHFSSADRLEVIHVAAECWPFARTGGLGEAVAGLAAFQARRGVDVSVVMPLYRTIREAAIEMQTVGAPFIVPVGARLEEVQLYRTPLQLGKPRMFFIDHTSYFDRDGIYGEGGADYPDNARRFAVFSLAALYAIPRIAPGANIVHAHDWHTALAIPALRAIPTSAEDGRHPLRVFSVHNAGFQGSFPLETITDVGFDGELYDSRLFESNGRMNFLKSALTHCDLAVAVSPTHAHELRTAEGGFGLHETFAALSDRLAGVTNGIDSDVWNPATDKSLPARYTRGDFAGKAACKAALQRSCGLKERPSSLLFAMCTRLAQQKGFDLVLGADLLSRTDAQFVFLGQGEARYEKALAHLAAAAPERVALRLDFSDDLEHRVLAGADALLMPSFYEPCGLTQMRAQRYGTIPIARRVGGLADTIEDGASGFLFNDYSCEAFLASLHRTAERFADAGGWREMMQRAMSRDFGWPRVAEEYIALYRSADGTLTQARSENCGSSRVEA from the coding sequence ATGACTACCGCAGATCTCAAGTCTGCGTTGCCACGGCTCGGGTTCCGCGCGACACCGCGACGCGTCCGCAGTGTGCGACCGAACCACTTCTCGAGCGCCGATCGCCTCGAAGTCATCCACGTCGCCGCGGAGTGCTGGCCGTTCGCTCGCACGGGTGGACTGGGCGAGGCGGTCGCCGGTCTCGCGGCATTTCAAGCAAGGCGTGGCGTCGACGTATCTGTAGTCATGCCGCTTTACCGCACGATCAGGGAAGCAGCGATCGAGATGCAGACTGTGGGAGCGCCGTTCATTGTCCCAGTTGGCGCCCGCCTCGAGGAGGTACAGCTCTACCGGACGCCACTGCAGTTGGGCAAGCCACGGATGTTCTTCATTGATCACACGTCCTACTTCGATCGCGATGGCATCTACGGCGAAGGAGGCGCTGACTACCCGGACAACGCCCGGCGGTTCGCGGTGTTCAGTCTCGCGGCGCTGTACGCCATACCACGCATCGCTCCTGGCGCGAACATCGTGCACGCGCACGACTGGCACACGGCGCTCGCCATTCCCGCCTTACGAGCGATCCCCACGTCGGCCGAGGATGGCCGTCACCCACTGAGGGTGTTCTCAGTGCACAACGCGGGCTTTCAAGGAAGCTTTCCCCTGGAAACGATCACCGACGTGGGATTCGACGGCGAATTGTACGACTCCCGACTATTCGAATCGAATGGCCGTATGAATTTCCTCAAGAGCGCATTGACGCACTGTGATCTTGCGGTGGCGGTGAGTCCGACTCATGCCCACGAGCTTCGCACAGCAGAAGGCGGGTTTGGGCTGCACGAGACGTTCGCGGCGCTTAGCGACCGTCTGGCCGGCGTGACCAACGGTATCGATTCCGACGTTTGGAATCCGGCGACTGATAAGTCGCTCCCCGCGCGATACACTCGTGGGGATTTCGCGGGCAAAGCAGCGTGCAAGGCAGCATTGCAGCGATCGTGCGGCCTGAAAGAACGGCCCTCCTCCCTGCTTTTCGCGATGTGCACTCGTCTCGCGCAGCAGAAGGGCTTCGACCTCGTTCTCGGAGCCGACCTCTTGAGTCGTACTGATGCACAGTTCGTGTTTCTTGGCCAGGGCGAGGCAAGATACGAGAAGGCGCTCGCGCATCTCGCAGCTGCCGCTCCTGAACGTGTGGCCCTGCGGCTGGACTTCAGCGATGATCTGGAGCACCGAGTGCTCGCCGGCGCGGATGCTCTGCTCATGCCGTCGTTCTACGAGCCCTGTGGGCTCACCCAGATGCGCGCGCAGCGCTACGGCACGATTCCGATCGCGCGTCGAGTCGGTGGCCTCGCGGACACCATCGAGGATGGTGCGAGCGGGTTCCTGTTTAACGACTACTCCTGCGAGGCGTTCCTGGCGAGCCTGCACCGAACTGCCGAGCGGTTCGCCGACGCCGGCGGCTGGAGAGAGATGATGCAGCGAGCAATGAGCCGGGACTTCGGCTGGCCCCGGGTGGCGGAAGAGTACATCGCGCTGTACAGGAGCGCTGACGGGACGTTGACGCAAGCGCGATCGGAAAACTGCGGGAGCTCACGTGTTGAAGCCTGA
- a CDS encoding glycoside hydrolase family 15 protein: MTILLSQRKAFGHPGIAPRWTRSAKDAVGTAYADSSRVWFTVARGILNEVYFPTVDRPQIRDLQYLITDGTTFFHDERRHLTSKVEYLDPHGLGVQITSMDPDSRYQLQKQIITDPHQPCVLIHTRLETQPRFAGKLRMFALLAPHLEGGGAANSGYVAVRAGRETLVANKGRTWLALGASLPFLHRSCGYVGRSDGWTDLADNYQFDWEFDAAEDGNIALTGELDLTKGHEFVLGLAFGETLHHAVATLSQSLGFAFADHKRRFVRQWTRAFRGLAPLAEVSEDGGRLYRASHNLLLAHEDKTYPGATIASLSIPWGEVRGDEDLGGYHLVWTRDMVKSAIGLLAAGNTEQPLQALIYLVCAQRSDGGFYQNFWIDGEPYWQGIQLDAVALPIILAWRLHQLRALRNFDPYAMVLRASGYLIREGPVTPQERWEENSGYSPSTLAANIAALTCAAWFASDRGDDTTAQFIQAYADFLERHVEAWTVTTEGSLLPGVSRHYIRIHPVDPGDSEPNENPNAGLLALRNRPPGATFAFPAKDIVDAGFLDLVRYGIRAADDPLIEDSLRVIDAVLKIDTPLGPCWHRYNNDGYGERQDGAPFSGFGKGRAWPLLTAERGHYELAAGRDVRPFIRTMEAFAGDTGLLPEQVWDEPNRPEFYMNLGRPTGSAMPLVWAHAEYIKLLRSTKDGAVYDRIPSVVARYQEADPVGRARYEMWKFNRRPRTIQPGGTLRVLAGAAFKLRWTANEWRDMCDSPSVAIGVGVDFVDIPVPTNQTAPVRFTFFWTGPGRWEGKDFSVAIDTASA, encoded by the coding sequence GTGACAATTCTGCTTTCCCAGCGAAAAGCATTCGGCCACCCCGGTATCGCGCCCCGCTGGACACGCAGTGCGAAGGACGCCGTCGGGACAGCTTATGCCGATTCGAGCCGTGTGTGGTTCACCGTCGCGCGCGGCATTCTGAACGAGGTGTATTTCCCAACGGTCGATCGACCGCAGATCCGCGATCTTCAATATCTGATCACGGACGGCACAACGTTCTTCCATGACGAACGACGGCACTTAACGAGCAAGGTCGAGTATCTCGACCCTCATGGCCTGGGCGTGCAAATCACCAGCATGGATCCCGATAGTCGTTATCAGCTCCAGAAGCAGATCATCACCGACCCGCATCAGCCGTGCGTCCTGATTCATACGCGGCTGGAGACTCAACCGCGTTTTGCAGGGAAGCTCAGGATGTTCGCGCTTCTCGCGCCGCATCTCGAAGGCGGCGGAGCGGCGAACAGCGGGTACGTTGCCGTGCGGGCGGGGCGTGAGACGCTCGTCGCCAATAAGGGCCGGACATGGCTCGCGCTGGGCGCGTCTCTTCCGTTCCTTCATCGATCGTGCGGCTACGTCGGTCGCTCGGATGGGTGGACCGATCTTGCGGATAACTATCAATTCGACTGGGAGTTCGACGCCGCCGAGGATGGTAACATCGCTTTGACGGGGGAACTGGATCTCACGAAAGGCCACGAATTCGTGCTTGGACTCGCCTTCGGCGAGACGCTCCATCACGCCGTAGCCACGCTGTCCCAATCGCTTGGCTTTGCCTTCGCCGACCACAAGCGGCGGTTCGTACGACAGTGGACTCGCGCCTTCCGAGGGCTGGCGCCACTCGCGGAAGTATCCGAGGACGGCGGCCGGCTCTATCGCGCGAGTCATAACTTGCTACTCGCCCACGAGGACAAGACGTATCCCGGCGCAACCATCGCGTCGCTCTCGATTCCGTGGGGCGAAGTGAGGGGGGACGAGGATCTCGGCGGCTACCATCTCGTCTGGACGCGCGACATGGTGAAGAGTGCAATCGGTCTTCTCGCCGCGGGAAACACCGAGCAACCGTTGCAGGCGCTCATCTATCTGGTCTGCGCGCAGCGCTCCGACGGAGGGTTCTATCAGAACTTCTGGATCGACGGAGAACCTTACTGGCAGGGCATTCAGCTCGACGCCGTCGCGCTTCCCATCATCCTGGCGTGGCGACTGCATCAGCTGCGGGCACTTCGGAACTTTGACCCCTATGCGATGGTGCTACGCGCGTCAGGCTATCTCATTCGCGAGGGCCCCGTGACGCCCCAGGAGCGTTGGGAGGAGAACAGCGGGTATTCGCCGTCCACCCTCGCGGCCAACATCGCCGCTCTGACGTGCGCGGCGTGGTTCGCGAGCGACCGCGGCGATGATACGACTGCGCAGTTCATTCAAGCGTACGCCGACTTTCTCGAGCGGCATGTCGAGGCATGGACGGTCACCACAGAGGGCTCGCTGCTCCCGGGCGTCAGCCGGCACTATATCCGTATCCATCCGGTTGATCCGGGTGACTCGGAGCCTAACGAGAACCCAAACGCCGGGCTGCTTGCGCTGCGCAACCGGCCACCCGGCGCCACTTTCGCATTTCCGGCGAAAGATATTGTGGATGCCGGCTTTCTCGACCTGGTGCGCTACGGGATCCGCGCGGCGGATGACCCACTCATCGAGGATTCGCTGCGCGTGATTGACGCCGTCCTCAAGATCGACACGCCGCTTGGTCCGTGTTGGCATCGGTACAACAATGACGGATACGGCGAGCGTCAAGACGGAGCACCGTTCAGCGGTTTTGGGAAAGGCCGCGCCTGGCCGTTGCTCACGGCCGAGCGAGGACACTACGAGCTCGCCGCTGGACGCGATGTACGACCTTTCATCAGAACGATGGAGGCCTTCGCAGGAGACACAGGCTTGCTTCCCGAACAAGTCTGGGACGAACCGAACCGACCGGAGTTCTACATGAACCTCGGACGGCCGACCGGCTCCGCGATGCCTCTGGTATGGGCGCACGCCGAGTACATCAAGCTATTGCGTTCCACAAAAGACGGTGCGGTCTACGACCGAATTCCCTCCGTGGTCGCACGATATCAGGAAGCAGATCCGGTGGGGCGAGCACGGTACGAAATGTGGAAGTTCAATCGACGCCCTCGCACAATCCAACCTGGCGGTACACTGCGCGTTCTCGCCGGCGCCGCATTCAAATTGCGCTGGACCGCCAACGAGTGGCGAGACATGTGCGACTCGCCATCCGTGGCGATCGGCGTCGGCGTCGATTTTGTCGACATCCCGGTTCCGACGAACCAGACGGCCCCAGTCAGGTTCACCTTCTTCTGGACGGGGCCGGGGCGTTGGGAAGGCAAGGATTTCTCAGTCGCGATCGACACGGCGTCGGCCTAA
- a CDS encoding MmgE/PrpD family protein, whose amino-acid sequence MTVLEEMAEFIVRSTPESVLPARRVDLKIRILDSLGCAIGALGCDPVRHVRQFVTDFASDGSCTLVGGGRSAPDRATLLNGALVRYLDFNDSYLASRETCHPSDNLAAVLAAAELAKTDGGTLLTALAVAYQVQCRLSDLAPVRDRGFDHTTHLAYSVAAGVSRALSLDVRHTANAVAISGTALNALRVTRTGTLSHWKGLAAPFAASAAMQAALLAQRGVTGPAEVFEGNKGFMQSVTGPFAIDWGREGLDRVERTIIKRYNAEVHSQTAIEAALELQQAHGFEATDIEKVEVDVFDVAHRIIGGGEEGDKTLVFSKEDADHSLPYLIAVALLDHMVMPAQFAPRRLQRADVQSLLCRVVVQPLAEFSARFPEEMPSRVTVTLTDGRLLTRTLSDYPGFRTRPQSWEDAVSKFTALAEPNASQTVRADIVAAVHHLDHITVGELTSPLSHLKMPTRRTALQSA is encoded by the coding sequence ATGACGGTTCTCGAGGAGATGGCGGAATTCATCGTTCGCTCGACTCCGGAGAGTGTGTTGCCGGCGCGCCGCGTGGACCTCAAGATCCGGATCCTCGACTCGTTAGGCTGTGCCATCGGCGCGCTCGGTTGCGATCCGGTGCGCCATGTTCGCCAGTTCGTCACGGACTTTGCGAGCGATGGTTCCTGTACGCTCGTTGGCGGTGGCCGGAGTGCCCCGGATCGAGCGACGCTCTTGAACGGCGCTCTCGTCCGGTACCTCGATTTCAATGACAGCTATCTCGCCTCGCGCGAGACCTGTCACCCATCCGACAACTTGGCCGCCGTACTCGCGGCTGCGGAATTGGCGAAGACGGACGGCGGCACCCTGCTCACCGCGCTGGCGGTCGCGTATCAGGTGCAGTGCCGGTTGAGCGACTTGGCGCCGGTGCGTGACCGCGGCTTCGACCATACCACGCATCTGGCGTACTCCGTCGCCGCCGGTGTCTCGCGCGCGTTGTCGCTCGACGTCCGCCATACAGCAAACGCAGTCGCCATCAGCGGTACCGCGCTCAACGCATTGCGAGTGACGCGCACCGGAACGCTTTCACATTGGAAGGGACTGGCGGCGCCCTTTGCAGCATCAGCTGCCATGCAGGCCGCGCTCCTCGCGCAACGGGGCGTCACCGGTCCTGCCGAGGTATTTGAAGGCAACAAGGGCTTCATGCAGTCCGTTACCGGACCATTCGCTATCGACTGGGGCCGGGAGGGTCTCGATCGCGTTGAACGCACGATAATCAAGCGTTACAACGCCGAGGTCCACTCGCAGACCGCCATCGAAGCGGCTCTCGAGCTTCAACAAGCTCACGGATTCGAAGCGACCGATATCGAAAAAGTCGAGGTCGACGTCTTCGACGTTGCTCACCGCATCATTGGTGGCGGAGAAGAGGGCGACAAGACGCTCGTGTTCAGCAAGGAGGACGCGGACCATAGCCTTCCCTACTTGATCGCCGTTGCCCTCCTCGATCACATGGTGATGCCCGCGCAGTTCGCGCCTCGGCGCTTGCAGCGCGCTGACGTGCAGTCGCTCCTCTGTCGCGTCGTCGTGCAGCCTCTCGCCGAGTTCTCCGCCCGCTTTCCGGAGGAGATGCCGTCGCGCGTGACGGTGACGCTGACCGACGGGCGCCTCCTCACACGCACGTTGTCCGACTACCCCGGCTTCCGCACGCGACCGCAGTCCTGGGAGGATGCTGTCTCGAAGTTCACGGCACTTGCCGAACCTAATGCTTCGCAAACTGTGCGCGCCGACATCGTTGCCGCGGTGCATCACCTGGATCACATCACGGTCGGCGAGCTCACCAGCCCACTGAGCCATCTGAAGATGCCGACGCGTCGGACGGCGCTCCAGTCGGCTTGA
- a CDS encoding phosphosulfolactate synthase, translating into MDTITQARRTEAFEFLQRNDRQPKPRTRGITEIRGPYYTPLGKRALQDILETMGTWVDTLKFAGGSFTLMPKSALEELIALCHEHGVLVSTGGFIERVLTQGSGAVAQYIDICRAIGFDIIELSSGFITIPVDDWLRLMDRVQKAGLKAKPEVGIQFGAGGATAADELVAEGTHDVGWMIQLARRFLEAGAHQIMIESEGITENVRSWRTDVPARLIEALGLERIMFEAADPEVFAWYVKHYGPEVNLFVDHSQIVQLEALRQGIWGTASLWGRVVTYQG; encoded by the coding sequence ATGGACACGATCACTCAAGCTCGGCGAACCGAGGCCTTCGAGTTCTTGCAGCGGAACGACCGGCAACCGAAACCTCGCACTCGCGGGATCACGGAGATCCGGGGTCCGTATTATACGCCGTTAGGCAAGCGCGCACTGCAGGACATTCTCGAAACGATGGGCACGTGGGTGGATACGTTGAAATTCGCTGGCGGCTCATTCACGCTGATGCCCAAATCGGCGCTCGAGGAGCTGATTGCGCTGTGCCACGAACATGGAGTTCTCGTGTCGACCGGCGGCTTCATCGAGCGTGTCCTCACCCAGGGCAGTGGCGCCGTTGCGCAGTACATCGACATCTGTCGCGCAATCGGGTTCGACATCATCGAGCTCTCGAGCGGCTTCATCACCATTCCAGTTGATGACTGGCTTCGACTGATGGACCGCGTACAGAAAGCTGGGCTCAAAGCGAAGCCGGAGGTTGGAATTCAATTTGGTGCCGGAGGTGCGACGGCAGCTGATGAGCTGGTGGCCGAAGGAACGCACGACGTGGGCTGGATGATCCAACTCGCGCGTCGCTTCCTGGAGGCTGGTGCTCACCAGATCATGATCGAATCAGAGGGGATCACCGAGAATGTTCGGTCATGGCGGACCGACGTGCCGGCACGGCTCATCGAGGCACTCGGGCTCGAGCGGATCATGTTCGAGGCGGCAGACCCGGAAGTCTTTGCCTGGTACGTCAAACACTACGGTCCGGAAGTGAATCTGTTCGTCGATCACAGCCAGATCGTGCAGCTCGAGGCGTTGCGTCAGGGAATCTGGGGCACGGCCAGCCTGTGGGGACGTGTGGTGACGTACCAGGGCTGA
- a CDS encoding multicopper oxidase domain-containing protein, whose protein sequence is MLSVPESPQHAQFPSAKAGHATSSERTDGDATDTPTSRRGFLARLSALGLVIPGVGAALTSCSRGAPNASDTEQYGSGRGQSAATHQLPVRGVRNPDSRLDTVHGAEHRTTTTAPSATNATYQRYDPTLPPLPKERTQHIHWRAQEQPVRISSDVVVAAWTFERSLPGPIVRCRVGDTIEFTLTNDHDVPHSMDFHAAQIDPKTAFRSVLKGQSVSYTFQPRYAGAFCYHCGSSPVLMHIGSGMVGAIIVDPPARLPPAKEFVLVQNEFYLGAATNGVHPFDYTKMLSALPDYVAFNGRPGQYQSEPIRVKRGDRVRFYIVDAGPTVPCAFHVVGAQFDTVYLGAPPSNAIRGVQTFNVPAGGGMIFELVANVAGEFPFVNHQFGHGQKGAIGVLVVDE, encoded by the coding sequence ATGCTCTCTGTTCCCGAATCTCCGCAGCACGCGCAATTCCCATCGGCCAAAGCAGGGCACGCAACAAGTAGCGAGCGTACTGATGGCGACGCCACGGATACACCAACGAGCCGCCGTGGATTTCTCGCCCGACTTTCCGCGCTCGGGCTCGTGATACCCGGAGTCGGTGCCGCCCTCACTAGTTGCTCGCGCGGCGCGCCTAACGCCTCCGACACTGAGCAGTACGGCAGTGGGCGTGGTCAGTCTGCGGCGACTCATCAGCTGCCCGTGCGCGGGGTCCGCAATCCCGATAGCCGGCTCGACACGGTGCACGGCGCGGAGCACCGCACGACGACGACAGCGCCGAGTGCAACCAACGCGACGTACCAGCGATACGATCCGACACTTCCGCCGCTGCCAAAGGAGCGCACGCAGCACATTCACTGGCGAGCGCAGGAACAACCCGTACGGATCTCGTCGGATGTCGTCGTTGCGGCGTGGACATTCGAGCGAAGTCTGCCAGGACCGATCGTGCGATGCCGCGTCGGCGATACGATCGAGTTCACGCTCACGAACGACCACGACGTACCGCACTCGATGGACTTTCATGCGGCGCAGATCGACCCGAAGACGGCGTTCCGGTCTGTGCTCAAAGGACAGTCGGTGTCGTACACGTTCCAACCTCGTTATGCGGGCGCCTTCTGCTATCACTGCGGCAGCTCACCGGTCCTGATGCACATCGGGTCGGGAATGGTGGGGGCGATCATCGTCGATCCGCCTGCGCGGTTGCCGCCGGCGAAAGAGTTCGTGCTCGTGCAGAACGAGTTCTATCTCGGAGCGGCCACGAACGGTGTGCATCCATTCGACTACACAAAGATGCTCAGCGCACTGCCCGACTATGTCGCCTTCAACGGCCGTCCCGGACAGTATCAGTCCGAACCAATCCGCGTGAAGCGGGGCGATCGAGTGCGCTTCTATATCGTCGATGCCGGTCCGACGGTACCATGCGCCTTTCACGTCGTCGGCGCGCAGTTCGACACCGTCTACCTTGGTGCACCACCGTCGAACGCCATTCGCGGTGTGCAAACCTTCAATGTTCCGGCCGGCGGTGGGATGATCTTCGAGCTGGTCGCGAACGTGGCCGGGGAATTTCCGTTCGTGAACCACCAGTTTGGCCACGGCCAAAAAGGAGCAATCGGGGTGCTCGTCGTGGACGAGTAA
- a CDS encoding DoxX family protein — protein METTSSSAAPPTWRTVILWIATALAALPIFAAGLPKLLGQGGWVHSFAHWGLPSWLVPVVGAAEVLGVAALLIPRTATAGAALIAVIMIGAATTHAVHGETPRVVFTSILCIVSLSIGWARRESLRRSLPSGRQPNE, from the coding sequence GTGGAAACCACGTCCTCCTCTGCCGCCCCGCCAACCTGGCGAACCGTGATCCTGTGGATTGCAACCGCGCTCGCCGCTCTCCCGATCTTCGCCGCGGGCCTCCCCAAACTCCTTGGTCAAGGAGGCTGGGTGCACTCGTTCGCTCACTGGGGACTTCCGTCGTGGCTCGTGCCGGTCGTTGGCGCCGCAGAGGTACTTGGCGTGGCGGCTCTGCTGATCCCGCGCACTGCTACAGCCGGCGCCGCGCTGATCGCGGTCATCATGATCGGCGCCGCGACCACTCACGCGGTGCACGGTGAAACGCCGCGCGTCGTCTTCACGAGTATTCTTTGCATTGTGTCTCTTTCCATCGGCTGGGCGCGACGCGAGAGCTTGCGTCGCTCACTGCCGAGTGGACGCCAGCCTAACGAGTAA
- a CDS encoding tetratricopeptide repeat protein: MPEPIELIDEGRRCESHGVLDRALESYSAAAESSNDPATVAEALTHQSRVHRLRCEWDCAIDAARRAQATAEKGNLAMLLSDALNAEALVLLCQGQFAEALRLFNRILDTTDEPRQRGIALQNIGTVMAQQGQLGTAERAFTESFGWFRHAGYRLGEAMALNNHARVALDRGNAQLAEQLLEQALVVAREEEYADLIALATVNLAEALDARGLHDKAEEQASVALGYFATSGNRWREIECLRLIGAINDRLGDYPNAERCYRRALAIAEEIGAQQEVAIARDCLARIESRARRQRPRTEPPPAQQATS; this comes from the coding sequence ATGCCCGAGCCTATTGAGCTCATCGATGAGGGCAGGCGCTGCGAGAGCCACGGTGTGCTCGACCGTGCGCTCGAGAGCTACTCTGCGGCGGCGGAGTCATCGAACGATCCCGCGACTGTCGCCGAGGCTCTGACGCATCAATCGCGGGTACATCGGCTCCGATGTGAGTGGGACTGCGCCATCGACGCGGCGCGACGAGCTCAGGCGACTGCTGAAAAGGGCAACCTTGCGATGCTCTTGAGCGACGCGCTGAACGCGGAGGCGCTGGTGCTCCTGTGCCAGGGCCAGTTCGCCGAGGCACTAAGACTGTTCAATCGTATTCTCGACACGACCGACGAGCCGCGTCAGCGAGGCATTGCGTTACAAAACATTGGAACCGTGATGGCGCAACAAGGTCAGCTGGGGACCGCAGAACGCGCGTTCACGGAATCCTTTGGGTGGTTTCGTCATGCCGGATACCGGCTCGGGGAAGCGATGGCGCTCAACAACCATGCGCGCGTCGCCCTCGATCGAGGAAATGCTCAACTCGCGGAACAGCTGCTGGAGCAGGCGCTCGTCGTCGCCCGCGAGGAGGAGTACGCTGACCTGATCGCACTCGCGACGGTGAATCTCGCCGAGGCGCTCGACGCTCGCGGGTTGCACGACAAGGCCGAGGAACAGGCGAGCGTCGCGCTCGGCTACTTCGCGACGAGTGGCAACCGGTGGCGCGAGATCGAGTGTCTTCGGCTGATCGGTGCGATCAACGACCGACTCGGTGATTATCCGAATGCGGAACGGTGCTACCGGCGCGCGCTCGCTATCGCCGAGGAGATCGGCGCTCAGCAGGAGGTCGCTATCGCGCGAGACTGCCTCGCGCGTATCGAGAGCCGTGCGCGGCGGCAACGGCCGCGGACGGAACCGCCACCCGCGCAACAGGCGACGTCCTGA